From Brevibacterium ihuae, the proteins below share one genomic window:
- a CDS encoding MFS transporter has protein sequence MAEPERRLWSKDFILALVICIFLSFVFYLLVTSMAEYAVLRFAASDTVAGFTASAFVVGALIARIFTGAFLDIIGRYRVLIVSLGASVGATLLYLLADHLGVLIAVRLLHGMTFGVGHTAIMAAVQTIIPPSRRAEGTGYFSTSTTLAAALGPFIALTVIADFGYDWLFVVSSGFTLIGFLGLFFLRVPEVDSRYVPRVGAATFHPRNLLDRDGLRIGGVMFLCGIAYSSIMAFLFGYTSEMGMAHAAPYYFLSFACFSLIARLTLGRVQDRHGDNVVMYPLFLCFFAAMVLVAATQAVWMIVLAGMLAGVGFGSLMASAQAITITAAGPARVGVATSTYFLMMDLGFGVGPIVLGTLVGTFTYEAMYLVAAGLVFAAGVLYFLVHGRFVRRRV, from the coding sequence ATGGCGGAGCCGGAGCGGAGGCTGTGGTCGAAGGACTTCATCCTCGCCCTCGTCATCTGCATCTTCCTCTCCTTCGTCTTCTACCTCCTCGTCACCTCGATGGCCGAGTACGCGGTGCTCCGCTTCGCCGCATCCGACACCGTCGCCGGCTTCACCGCGAGCGCCTTCGTCGTCGGCGCCCTCATCGCCCGGATCTTCACCGGCGCGTTCCTCGACATCATCGGCCGGTACCGGGTGCTCATCGTCTCCCTCGGCGCCTCGGTCGGGGCCACGCTGCTCTACCTCCTCGCCGACCACCTCGGCGTGCTCATCGCCGTCCGCCTCCTCCACGGCATGACCTTCGGCGTCGGGCACACGGCGATCATGGCCGCCGTACAGACGATCATCCCGCCGTCCCGTCGTGCCGAGGGCACCGGGTACTTCTCGACCTCGACGACGCTCGCCGCCGCGCTCGGACCGTTCATCGCGCTCACCGTCATCGCCGACTTCGGCTACGACTGGCTGTTCGTCGTGTCGTCCGGGTTCACCCTCATCGGCTTCCTCGGCCTGTTCTTCCTCCGTGTTCCCGAGGTCGACAGCCGCTACGTGCCACGCGTCGGCGCGGCGACCTTCCACCCCCGCAATCTCCTCGACCGGGACGGCCTGCGGATCGGCGGCGTGATGTTCCTCTGCGGCATCGCCTACTCCTCGATCATGGCCTTCCTCTTCGGCTACACCTCGGAGATGGGGATGGCGCACGCCGCCCCGTACTACTTCCTGTCCTTCGCGTGCTTCTCCCTCATCGCCCGGCTCACCCTCGGCCGCGTCCAGGACCGCCACGGCGACAACGTCGTGATGTACCCGCTCTTCCTGTGCTTCTTCGCGGCCATGGTGCTCGTCGCCGCGACCCAGGCGGTGTGGATGATCGTCCTCGCCGGGATGCTCGCCGGGGTCGGGTTCGGATCGCTCATGGCGAGCGCGCAGGCGATCACCATCACCGCCGCCGGCCCCGCGCGGGTGGGAGTGGCGACCTCGACCTACTTCCTCATGATGGACCTCGGCTTCGGCGTCGGGCCGATCGTGCTCGGCACGCTCGTCGGGACCTTCACCTACGAGGCGATGTACCTCGTCGCGGCGGGCCTCGTCTTCGCCGCCGGAGTGCTGTACTTCCTCGTCCACGGCCGCTTCGTCCGCCGCCGCGTCTGA
- a CDS encoding NAD(P)/FAD-dependent oxidoreductase — protein MRVIVVGAGIVGLASAFHLARAGAEVTVLERDRVVAGASWGNAGWVCPGLVAPLAEPGGWRHGIQALTDPDAPLSVPRPTPQVLGFLARFAAQMTTRRFSAAVEANAPLTREALAAFDRLAAAGVESPVIRADYHLGAESASTIAAFEHEVELLAATGVELAARRTPAADLPCFSARVTHALTITGQAYIDPGAYCAELARTARAAGVEIREGVEVVAGHAGSSAVSLIDSAGEAHTADTVLVAAGAWSDAVLGPVFGARARTRQTSCRGYSFTATAAPGAMPGGPVYFPTQRIVLTPYRSGVRVAGTMEFLPPDAPPRAGRIDSIAATLEPFVTGIDLTDTTDHWVGPRPVSDDGRPVLRRVARRGYVATGHGMWGIVLGPVTGERMAEHILSGER, from the coding sequence ATGCGTGTCATCGTCGTCGGCGCCGGGATCGTCGGGCTCGCGAGCGCCTTCCACCTCGCCCGGGCGGGTGCGGAGGTCACCGTGCTCGAGCGCGACCGGGTGGTCGCCGGGGCGAGCTGGGGCAACGCCGGCTGGGTGTGCCCCGGGCTCGTCGCCCCGCTCGCCGAGCCCGGCGGGTGGCGCCACGGGATCCAGGCGCTCACCGATCCGGACGCCCCGCTGTCCGTGCCGCGCCCGACCCCGCAGGTGCTCGGGTTCCTCGCCCGGTTCGCCGCCCAGATGACGACCCGGCGGTTCTCCGCCGCGGTCGAGGCGAACGCCCCGCTCACCCGCGAGGCGCTCGCCGCCTTCGACCGGCTCGCCGCCGCCGGGGTCGAGTCGCCCGTCATCCGCGCCGACTACCACCTCGGCGCGGAGTCCGCCTCGACGATCGCCGCGTTCGAGCACGAGGTCGAGCTGCTCGCCGCGACCGGGGTCGAGCTCGCCGCCCGGCGCACCCCGGCGGCGGATCTGCCGTGCTTCTCCGCGCGGGTCACCCACGCGCTCACCATCACCGGGCAGGCGTACATCGATCCCGGCGCGTACTGCGCGGAGCTCGCCCGGACGGCGCGCGCGGCCGGCGTGGAGATCCGCGAGGGGGTCGAGGTCGTCGCCGGGCACGCGGGCAGCTCCGCGGTCAGCCTCATCGACTCCGCAGGAGAAGCGCACACCGCCGACACCGTGCTCGTCGCCGCGGGCGCCTGGTCCGACGCGGTGCTCGGCCCGGTGTTCGGCGCCCGTGCGCGGACCCGGCAGACGAGCTGCCGCGGCTACTCCTTCACCGCCACCGCGGCCCCCGGTGCCATGCCCGGAGGACCCGTGTACTTCCCCACCCAGCGCATCGTCCTCACCCCGTACCGCTCGGGCGTGCGTGTCGCCGGGACCATGGAGTTCCTGCCGCCGGACGCCCCGCCGCGCGCGGGCCGGATCGACTCGATCGCTGCGACCCTGGAGCCGTTCGTCACCGGCATCGACCTCACCGACACCACCGACCACTGGGTGGGGCCGCGCCCGGTGAGCGACGACGGCCGACCGGTGCTGCGCCGCGTCGCCCGGCGCGGATACGTGGCCACCGGCCACGGGATGTGGGGGATCGTCCTCGGACCCGTCACCGGGGAGCGCATGGCCGAGCACATCCTCAGCGGTGAGCGCTGA
- a CDS encoding sodium/proline symporter, whose translation MNIETIFLVIYFVAMIAIGVWAMRRGTQDSEGFLLGGRSLGPAVSALRLQSSSMSGYMFLGAGSLGYTQGYFGMWYAMGDIGGGVLNLSILGRRMRKLSQILGSLTSIEYLEHRYPSKWTRLIAAPIALFCIFFYVMSQFIAGGRGLEMVTGIPYGWALAIAIGVIVAYTFLGGYLAVAYTDFVQAIIMVIGMLWILIATLMAVGGLTAGNNAVAEINPNLLSMWGPDGIAGVQWGVIIGALLVFSIGYMGWPHVVVSHMAMKKPSVARRAGLYATIYNLLFIPAPYLIGVLALVIVPNLADPEMAIFEVADMVLPAFAIGIVMAAIMAAIMSTADALLLQSGTIASYDLFRRFISPGMSDRQSVWVSRITVLALAIIGYIVAIVGAPAVAQVVIFATTVLGAAFVPAYVCAAWWKKANTVGAISSMIVGTVVVVAWQFSGLVDATGIDPMGVGILASTLAMIIGSLATQRTSPVPAHIREALVETDRVGPIPARLLTGQNPALGGQVPGTHGSADRA comes from the coding sequence ATGAACATCGAGACGATCTTCCTCGTCATCTACTTCGTCGCGATGATCGCGATCGGCGTGTGGGCGATGCGTCGCGGCACCCAGGACTCCGAGGGATTCCTGCTCGGCGGCCGCAGCCTCGGCCCGGCGGTCAGCGCGCTGCGCCTGCAGAGCTCCTCGATGTCGGGCTACATGTTCCTCGGCGCCGGCTCGCTCGGCTACACCCAGGGCTACTTCGGCATGTGGTACGCGATGGGCGACATCGGCGGCGGCGTGCTCAACCTCTCGATCCTCGGCCGCCGGATGCGCAAGCTCTCGCAGATCCTCGGCTCGCTCACCTCGATCGAGTACCTCGAGCACCGGTACCCCTCGAAGTGGACCCGGCTGATCGCCGCCCCGATCGCACTGTTCTGCATCTTCTTCTACGTCATGAGCCAGTTCATCGCCGGCGGGCGCGGACTCGAGATGGTCACCGGGATCCCGTACGGGTGGGCGCTCGCGATCGCGATCGGCGTCATCGTCGCCTACACCTTCCTCGGCGGATACCTCGCGGTGGCCTACACCGACTTCGTGCAGGCGATCATCATGGTCATCGGCATGCTGTGGATCCTCATCGCCACCCTCATGGCCGTCGGCGGCCTCACGGCCGGCAACAACGCGGTCGCGGAGATCAACCCGAACCTCCTGTCGATGTGGGGGCCGGACGGGATCGCCGGGGTGCAGTGGGGCGTGATCATCGGCGCGCTCCTCGTGTTCTCCATCGGCTACATGGGCTGGCCGCACGTCGTGGTGAGCCACATGGCGATGAAGAAGCCCTCGGTCGCTCGCCGGGCGGGCCTCTACGCGACGATCTACAACCTCCTCTTCATCCCCGCGCCCTACCTCATCGGCGTCCTCGCGCTCGTCATCGTGCCGAACCTCGCTGACCCGGAGATGGCGATCTTCGAAGTCGCGGACATGGTGCTGCCGGCCTTCGCGATCGGCATCGTCATGGCCGCGATCATGGCCGCGATAATGTCCACCGCCGACGCCCTGCTGCTGCAGTCCGGCACGATCGCGAGCTACGACCTGTTCCGCCGCTTCATCAGCCCGGGGATGAGCGACCGGCAGTCGGTGTGGGTCTCCCGCATCACCGTGCTCGCGCTCGCGATCATCGGCTACATCGTCGCGATCGTCGGCGCCCCGGCCGTCGCCCAGGTCGTCATCTTCGCCACCACCGTGCTCGGCGCGGCGTTCGTGCCCGCCTACGTGTGCGCGGCCTGGTGGAAGAAGGCGAACACCGTCGGCGCGATCTCCTCGATGATCGTCGGCACCGTGGTCGTCGTCGCCTGGCAGTTCTCCGGCCTCGTCGACGCCACCGGGATCGACCCCATGGGGGTGGGCATCCTCGCCTCGACGCTCGCGATGATCATCGGCTCGCTCGCCACCCAGCGCACCAGCCCGGTGCCCGCGCACATCCGCGAGGCGCTCGTCGAGACCGACCGGGTCGGGCCGATCCCGGCGCGCCTGCTCACCGGGCAGAACCCCGCGCTCGGCGGTCAGGTGCCCGGCACCCACGGATCCGCCGACCGGGCGTGA
- a CDS encoding Bax inhibitor-1/YccA family protein: MSNPLVRRGLEQGIQAGRSQTPAPSAEQLDQMYRMPSAERPTAPAERPMTYDDVLMKTAFCFAVLLAGAVVGWFMPILALPAAIVGLVLGLVNAFKREPNKALILLYAGIQGVFLGGISGIFEASYSGIVMQAVLATLCVFGLMFALFRFRVIRMSKGFTKFLMLAVGGYALFSIVNFVFVLATGSGGARSVEISIMGVTMPLGVLIGIVAVVLASLTLVADFQMIEDGVKHRIPERYSWTCAFSLMVTLVWLYIEILRLLSYFRSN; encoded by the coding sequence ATGAGCAATCCGCTTGTACGCCGCGGCCTCGAACAGGGGATCCAGGCCGGGCGCTCCCAGACGCCGGCCCCGTCGGCCGAGCAGCTCGACCAGATGTACCGCATGCCCTCGGCAGAGCGCCCGACGGCACCGGCCGAGCGGCCGATGACCTACGACGACGTGCTGATGAAGACCGCGTTCTGCTTCGCGGTGCTCCTCGCCGGTGCGGTCGTCGGCTGGTTCATGCCGATTCTCGCGCTGCCCGCGGCGATCGTCGGGCTCGTGCTCGGCCTCGTCAACGCCTTCAAGCGCGAGCCGAACAAGGCCCTGATCCTGCTCTACGCGGGCATCCAGGGCGTGTTCCTCGGCGGCATCTCCGGGATCTTCGAGGCGAGCTACTCCGGCATCGTCATGCAGGCCGTGCTCGCCACGCTCTGCGTGTTCGGTCTGATGTTCGCGCTGTTCCGGTTCCGCGTCATCCGGATGAGCAAGGGATTCACCAAGTTCCTCATGCTCGCCGTCGGCGGCTACGCGCTGTTCTCGATCGTCAACTTCGTGTTCGTGCTCGCCACCGGCTCCGGCGGCGCGCGCAGCGTGGAGATCTCGATCATGGGCGTCACCATGCCGCTCGGCGTGCTCATCGGCATCGTCGCGGTCGTGCTCGCCTCGCTCACCCTCGTCGCCGACTTCCAGATGATCGAGGACGGCGTCAAGCACCGGATCCCGGAGCGCTACTCCTGGACCTGCGCGTTCTCGCTCATGGTCACCCTGGTGTGGCTCTACATCGAGATCCTGCGCCTGCTCTCGTACTTCCGGAGCAACTGA
- a CDS encoding AbgT family transporter codes for MSTAATGTQGSPPAKSGDDLNWLMRSLVVIEKAGNKLPHPFWLFLSLAVIVMILSWILANAGTSAVNPATGETVTAVNLLSPENLREIVANVVTNYVTFPALGLVLVVLFGVAVAERSGLIPTLMRSAMAKTSPRWITLIVALTGSAASIASDASYMIVIPLGGLAFKAVGRNPVIGCAVAYAATSGGYSAAPFVNSLDAILGGISTSAAGIIDESYTVTPVANLYFNFVSMFAVALAVTLVTELLLNKRGEQLELTEEEVPEGEDRELTQEVTRTEKRGMIAALITLLVCIAIVVALAWPANSFLRDTEGGFGPESGLMSGIAAIIGFGFFVIGIVYGIVTGSIRHPNDVPEMIVKGVAPFVQVLVLFFAASQFLALFKMSSLGEILAIRGAEFFQSIGASTFLILFGAYLLVALGALFITSGSGLWTLMAPVLVPMLMLLGISPETTQAVYRIGDSTTNIVSPMSPYFVMILGFIQRYKKDAGIGTLLSLTIPLSIGMFVVWGLLFFVWWALGIPWGPGAAISYELPG; via the coding sequence ATGTCGACTGCTGCGACAGGTACCCAGGGCTCCCCGCCCGCCAAGTCCGGTGACGATCTCAACTGGCTGATGCGCTCGCTGGTCGTCATCGAGAAGGCCGGCAACAAGCTGCCCCATCCGTTCTGGCTGTTCCTCAGCCTCGCCGTCATCGTGATGATCCTGTCGTGGATCCTCGCGAACGCGGGCACCTCGGCGGTCAACCCGGCGACGGGGGAGACGGTCACCGCCGTCAACCTCCTGTCCCCGGAGAACCTCCGCGAGATCGTCGCGAACGTCGTGACGAACTACGTGACCTTCCCGGCCCTCGGCCTCGTCCTCGTCGTGCTCTTCGGCGTCGCCGTCGCTGAGCGCTCGGGCCTCATCCCCACCCTCATGCGCTCGGCGATGGCGAAGACCTCGCCGCGCTGGATCACCCTCATCGTGGCGCTCACCGGATCTGCGGCCTCGATCGCCTCGGACGCCTCGTACATGATCGTCATCCCGCTCGGCGGCCTCGCCTTCAAGGCGGTCGGCCGGAACCCGGTGATCGGCTGCGCGGTCGCCTATGCGGCGACCTCGGGCGGCTACTCCGCCGCCCCCTTCGTCAACAGCCTCGACGCGATCCTCGGCGGCATCTCGACCTCCGCTGCGGGGATCATCGACGAGAGCTACACCGTCACTCCGGTGGCGAACCTCTACTTCAACTTCGTGTCGATGTTCGCTGTCGCACTCGCCGTCACCCTCGTCACCGAGCTCCTCCTCAACAAGCGCGGCGAGCAGCTCGAGCTCACCGAGGAGGAGGTGCCCGAGGGTGAGGATCGCGAGCTCACCCAGGAGGTCACGCGGACCGAGAAGCGCGGCATGATCGCGGCACTCATCACCCTCCTCGTGTGCATCGCGATCGTCGTCGCGCTCGCCTGGCCCGCGAACTCCTTCCTCCGCGACACCGAGGGCGGCTTCGGCCCCGAATCCGGTCTCATGTCCGGGATCGCCGCGATCATCGGCTTCGGGTTCTTCGTCATCGGCATCGTCTACGGCATCGTCACCGGCTCGATCCGGCACCCCAACGACGTGCCGGAGATGATCGTCAAGGGCGTCGCGCCGTTCGTCCAGGTCCTCGTCCTGTTCTTCGCGGCCTCGCAGTTCCTCGCGCTGTTCAAGATGTCCTCCCTCGGCGAGATCCTCGCGATCCGCGGTGCGGAGTTCTTCCAGAGCATCGGCGCGAGCACCTTCCTCATCCTGTTCGGCGCCTACCTGCTCGTCGCGCTCGGAGCGCTCTTCATCACCTCGGGCTCCGGCCTGTGGACGCTCATGGCGCCGGTCCTCGTGCCGATGCTCATGCTGCTCGGCATCTCCCCGGAGACCACGCAGGCGGTGTACCGGATCGGCGACTCGACGACGAATATCGTCTCGCCGATGAGCCCGTACTTCGTCATGATCCTCGGCTTCATCCAGCGCTACAAGAAGGACGCCGGGATCGGCACCCTCCTGTCGCTGACGATCCCGCTGTCGATCGGCATGTTCGTCGTGTGGGGTCTGCTGTTCTTCGTGTGGTGGGCGCTCGGCATCCCGTGGGGACCCGGTGCGGCGATCAGCTACGAGCTGCCGGGCTGA
- a CDS encoding inositol-3-phosphate synthase, with amino-acid sequence MANHPIRVAIAGLGNCATSLIQGVEYYRGASADEQIPGLMHVNFGDYHVGDLEFVAAFDVDAAKVGLDIADALGASQNNTITLAEVPTTGVEVQRGPTLDGLGRYYRETIEESTAEPVDVAAVLREREVDVLVCYLPVGSQDATEFYAQAAIDARVAFVNALPVFIAGTKEWDEKFRAAGVPIVGDDIKSQIGATITHRVMAKLFEDRGVILDRTYQLNVGGNMDFKNMLERDRLESKKISKTQAVTSNTSARLTERDVHIGPSDYVAWLDDRKWAFVRLEGRNFGDAPVSLEYKLEVWDSPNSAGVIIDAVRAAKIGLDRGVGGALISASSYFMKSPPEQQHDDAAKAAVEAFIRGDIER; translated from the coding sequence GTGGCAAACCATCCGATCCGTGTCGCGATCGCCGGTCTGGGCAACTGCGCGACCTCGCTCATCCAGGGCGTCGAGTACTACCGCGGCGCGTCCGCCGATGAGCAGATCCCGGGACTCATGCACGTGAACTTCGGGGACTATCACGTCGGCGACCTCGAGTTCGTCGCCGCCTTCGACGTCGACGCGGCCAAGGTCGGACTCGACATCGCCGACGCGCTCGGCGCATCCCAGAACAACACGATCACCCTCGCCGAGGTCCCGACCACCGGCGTCGAGGTGCAGCGGGGGCCGACCCTCGACGGCCTCGGCCGCTACTACCGGGAGACGATCGAGGAGTCGACCGCGGAGCCGGTCGACGTCGCCGCGGTGCTCCGCGAGCGCGAGGTCGACGTGCTCGTGTGCTACCTGCCGGTCGGATCGCAGGACGCCACCGAGTTCTATGCGCAGGCCGCGATCGACGCCCGGGTCGCCTTCGTCAACGCGCTCCCGGTGTTCATCGCCGGCACGAAGGAGTGGGACGAGAAGTTCCGCGCCGCCGGGGTGCCGATCGTCGGCGACGACATCAAGAGCCAGATCGGCGCCACCATCACCCACCGCGTCATGGCGAAGCTGTTCGAGGACCGCGGCGTCATCCTCGACCGGACCTACCAGCTCAACGTCGGCGGCAACATGGACTTCAAGAACATGCTCGAGCGCGACCGGCTCGAGTCGAAGAAGATCTCGAAGACGCAGGCCGTGACGTCGAACACCTCCGCCCGGCTCACCGAGCGCGACGTCCACATCGGCCCGAGCGACTACGTCGCCTGGCTCGACGACCGCAAGTGGGCCTTCGTCCGCCTCGAGGGGCGCAACTTCGGCGATGCCCCGGTGTCGCTCGAGTACAAGCTCGAGGTGTGGGACTCCCCGAACTCCGCCGGCGTCATCATCGATGCCGTGCGCGCTGCGAAGATCGGCCTCGACCGGGGGGTCGGCGGCGCCCTGATCTCCGCCTCCTCGTACTTCATGAAGTCGCCGCCCGAACAGCAGCACGACGACGCGGCGAAGGCCGCGGTCGAAGCGTTCATCCGCGGCGACATCGAGCGCTGA
- a CDS encoding peptide chain release factor 3: MNSGAQINDTTVRAEAARRRTFAVISHPDAGKSTLTEALALHARVIGQAGATHGKGGRRATVSDWMRMEQDRGISISSAALQFEYRDTVINLLDTPGHADFSEDTYRVLSAVDCAVMLVDAAKGLEVQTMKLFEVCRHRRIPIITVINKWDRPGLDALALMDEVFERTGLTPTPLTWPVGQSGDFRGVLDREAGTFTRFTRTDGGATIAGEETLDPEAAEESEGEAFTTAVEESELLDLEEQNHDQESFLAGRTTPVMFASAVLNFGVHKLLDTLVDIAPAAEARPDRDGEPRPVDAPFSGFVFKVQAGMDTHHRDRLAYIRVCSGVFERGMVVTHATTGKPFATKYAQQVFGRDREVIDRAYPGDVVGLVNASALRVGDSLYLEKKVEFPEIPTFSPEHFMVIRAKDSSKYKQFRRGIEQLDHEGVVQVLRSDLRGDQAPVVGAVGPMQFEVAEDRMAGEFNAPCTLERLGYSLARRTTPECVSTLARERSVEVLSRSDGELLALFSDRWRLAGVERDHPDLVLEPLVVS, encoded by the coding sequence GTGAATTCCGGTGCCCAGATCAATGACACGACCGTCCGGGCGGAGGCGGCGCGCAGGCGCACCTTCGCCGTCATCTCCCACCCCGACGCCGGCAAGTCGACGCTCACCGAGGCGCTCGCGCTCCACGCCCGGGTGATCGGGCAGGCGGGCGCCACCCACGGCAAGGGCGGACGGCGGGCCACGGTGTCGGACTGGATGAGGATGGAGCAGGACCGCGGCATCTCGATCTCCTCGGCCGCTCTCCAGTTCGAGTACCGCGACACCGTGATCAACCTCCTCGACACCCCCGGTCACGCCGACTTCTCCGAGGACACGTACCGGGTGCTGTCGGCCGTCGACTGCGCCGTCATGCTCGTCGACGCCGCCAAGGGCCTCGAGGTGCAGACGATGAAGCTGTTCGAGGTGTGCCGCCACCGGAGGATCCCGATCATCACGGTGATCAACAAGTGGGACCGTCCGGGCCTCGACGCGCTCGCCCTCATGGACGAGGTGTTCGAGCGCACCGGGCTCACCCCGACCCCGCTCACCTGGCCGGTCGGGCAGTCCGGCGACTTCCGGGGGGTGCTCGACCGGGAGGCCGGCACCTTCACCCGATTCACCCGCACCGACGGCGGCGCGACGATCGCCGGCGAGGAGACCCTCGACCCGGAGGCGGCCGAGGAGTCCGAGGGCGAGGCGTTCACCACTGCCGTCGAGGAGTCGGAGCTGCTCGACCTCGAGGAGCAGAACCACGACCAGGAGTCGTTCCTCGCCGGTCGCACGACCCCGGTGATGTTCGCTTCGGCGGTCCTCAACTTCGGCGTCCACAAGCTCCTCGACACCCTCGTCGACATCGCCCCGGCGGCCGAGGCCCGCCCGGACCGCGACGGTGAGCCGCGCCCCGTCGACGCGCCGTTCTCCGGCTTCGTGTTCAAGGTCCAGGCCGGGATGGACACCCACCACCGCGATCGCCTCGCCTACATCCGCGTGTGCTCCGGGGTGTTCGAGCGCGGCATGGTCGTCACCCACGCCACCACCGGCAAGCCGTTCGCGACGAAGTACGCCCAGCAGGTGTTCGGCCGCGACCGCGAGGTCATCGACCGCGCCTACCCCGGCGACGTCGTCGGCCTCGTCAACGCCTCCGCGCTGCGGGTGGGCGACTCGCTCTACCTCGAGAAGAAGGTCGAGTTCCCCGAGATCCCGACGTTCTCGCCCGAGCACTTCATGGTCATCCGCGCGAAGGACTCCTCGAAGTACAAGCAGTTCCGCCGCGGCATCGAGCAGCTCGACCACGAGGGCGTCGTGCAGGTGCTCCGGTCGGATCTGCGGGGGGACCAGGCGCCCGTCGTCGGCGCCGTCGGCCCCATGCAGTTCGAGGTCGCGGAGGACCGGATGGCGGGCGAGTTCAACGCCCCGTGCACGCTCGAGCGGCTGGGGTATTCGCTCGCCCGCCGCACCACGCCGGAGTGCGTGAGCACGCTCGCCCGCGAGCGCTCCGTCGAGGTGCTGTCGCGCTCCGACGGCGAACTGCTCGCGCTGTTCTCCGACCGCTGGCGGCTCGCCGGGGTCGAACGGGACCACCCCGACCTCGTGCTCGAGCCGCTCGTCGTGTCCTGA
- a CDS encoding LutC/YkgG family protein: MSPQSARAEVLARIASSLGRTGAPDDSGVVPAAPAAPRAQAPADPGPHLDRAELIALLTDRLVDYDARVDLLPAAEVPARIAALLAGARSVVVPADLEESLVAAVDAEVLRDSADRPLAVEVLDAADAVLTASTTAVADTGTIVLSGPQCGRRAITLVPDRHICLVRTSDIVHRVPAAVGIIEQRGLVEAPQTWVSGPSATSDIELERVAGVHGPRTLDVILIDD, translated from the coding sequence ATGAGCCCGCAGTCCGCACGCGCGGAGGTCCTCGCGCGCATCGCCTCCTCCCTCGGCCGCACCGGCGCCCCCGACGATTCCGGGGTCGTGCCCGCCGCACCCGCTGCGCCCCGTGCGCAGGCGCCGGCAGATCCCGGCCCGCACCTCGACCGCGCGGAGCTCATCGCGCTGCTCACCGATCGCCTCGTCGACTACGACGCCCGGGTGGACCTCCTGCCCGCCGCCGAGGTCCCCGCCCGGATCGCCGCGCTCCTCGCCGGGGCGCGGAGCGTCGTCGTGCCCGCCGACCTCGAGGAGTCCCTCGTCGCCGCGGTCGACGCCGAGGTGCTGCGCGATTCCGCCGACCGCCCGCTCGCCGTCGAGGTCCTCGACGCGGCCGACGCGGTGCTTACCGCCTCGACCACGGCGGTCGCCGACACCGGGACCATCGTGCTCAGCGGTCCGCAGTGCGGCAGGCGGGCGATCACCCTCGTCCCCGACCGGCACATCTGCCTGGTCCGGACCTCCGACATCGTCCATCGGGTGCCCGCCGCGGTGGGGATCATCGAACAGCGCGGGCTCGTCGAGGCGCCGCAGACCTGGGTGTCCGGGCCCTCGGCGACCTCGGACATCGAGCTCGAGCGAGTCGCCGGCGTCCACGGCCCCCGCACGCTCGACGTCATCCTCATCGACGACTGA